The genomic interval CATTCATATGAATATAGGTTGTCTTGTAgtttgtatgtgtatatatttatattttaggTGGTGTTAACCCTCATTTATGGTTTAGTTTTCAACAGTGTCCCCATTAGGCTACAATAAATAAACTCTATTTGTAGGAaacatatttgtatgtatatgctGAATTTGTACATTTCGCTTCGCATTCGTGTGTTGCATTCttgaatgtgttttttttttattccgaGTGCATTATTCACGTTCTCGTATATGTTTTAAAGTATCTTCTGCTTAAATCGGAGGTTTTTCAGCATATATCCTGTTGTTGTTCTGTTGTCTCGGTTTATATTATTCATGTCAGCAATGCTGTTCTTGTGTTTTGCCTGTTCCCGGACAAATTGAAACGATTGTGTAGAAGAATTTGTTTAGAAAAACTTGTACAAGTATAgtgtacatatatttcattatatttatatgcttGGCTCCTTagagtatgtatgtactttttgTCTAGTTAACACGTGCAGTGCTATGTATTTTTCAAGTctttgtttaagtttaaattacACACATTCAGTTGTTTGTATTCTGCAATATTTACTGGGATTAAGTAGCATATTTTACACACATTATAAGGTCGGACTTCCCATAGTTCATACGACAACACCGAAAATACACTCATAGGTTTATATGAAAAAGAAGTTGGCCAACCCTAATGCATTCCCCATTCAAAAATTTCTTATACTTCATATGCCTCGGAATGCTCGTTGTAAGTACATATAAAATAGGTTCAAGTGCTCGAGAAATGCTCTTTGGTGTTCCTTGTGATAGACGTACTCGGCTGGAAGgaataaatgtatttaacttAACAATTAGCATAAGTTCTCTTCACTTCTCGCACTCGTCgctgttttttctttattctGCGGGCTAAGCTGTCAAACAGTCGACGACAAAACGACAAACGCATACAGGATCGAATGGCAAAAGGACAAcaggacgacgacgaggacgacgacgatggcAATTTGTCAACTGTCGCCGGCACAAAAGGGCGAGTCCTGCGTCGAGTTTTGGCTTCCTGCATGATTGACGACCATTCACCTATGTacgaattattattattattatttatattcccGGTGCGGTGTattcataattatttaagaaatgCACACTTGAATGCCTTCCTTGAGCGCAGAAGGATGAAAAAGGAGGCGGCAGGCTCCTCAAGTGTCTGCTGAAGTCGATGGAAATGTCAACAAGTCTGGCTGACAGTTTTGGATGTGCGATTACCGATTTACGATTTCCCATTGTATCCGTACCGTACCGGTTTTCTTCTGCTGTTTTCCCAAGAGGTTGCACAAAATGcacaacaagaacaaaaacaaaaaccagaatCAAACCGTTCAACCTATCAACAATTACCCACAAACACTCATAATTCGTGGGCATTCTTTCGAAGATTCTGTCGTTGCTTAGGAACTTTTGATTGAGCTTCTTGGAGGGCTAGTTAGCTGCATATATGTATTGTATAcaatcatatatatatagagatatatATAGATGAGATTTTGATTTCGTAGAACATTATAAGCTTTTCCAAAAATGCAATTGGAAAATTCACACAGACACGGTTACGTTAGTAGTACACCTATATAGACGCAATGAGGGGAGCAATTGAATGTGTTTTTGGAGAAATCATAGTTCGTAattcataattcataattcatAAGCCATAATTCATAATCCATAACTGATTATGCATGGCCCTAGCGGATGTAGTGCCACATGGCCGTGGGCTTTCGGGCATTGTTAATCATGTCGTGCCAGTGCTGGCATCCAGTTCCACTTTCCTGTGGCCCCAGTCCGCAGCATCCGATTTCCGTGGCCTCGCTCCCAGCACCCACCACATAGATCTGTCGAGATATAAAATatggcataaaatatatattagtATGTAGAGTGGCGGCGGGGAGTGgggatttcaattaaaacacGGCCGGGCATTAAACCGGGGCTATTGCCCGGAATTAGCAGCCGTAGCTGTTAAAAGCGGCGCAGACCACCGCCGGTTTATGGCCAAGTCCACGTGGCAAAGGCAAGAGCAAAGGTAAGAGAAAAGGCTAAAGGATAAAGGTTACCTCGATGGCTGCATTGTGGAGATAATTTGATTGCAAATTAAACGTGAACGCCTCGTTCCAAATGGGATTGGTGGGATCGTCGGACTTCGTAATGCTCGTCTTCTTTTTCTTGATGCGCTTGCCATTTTGAATCAGGTAAATCTGCCAGAAAATCAAGAGAATTATTGAAACTCATCGTTGCTGCAGCATCATGAATTTATGGCTTTGAATGAGAGCATAActacaattttaattgaaccTACTACTTGGTAGAACTTACTCTTTTAATTACTacagttttcttttcttattttttattatttctttttttaatatttaataatcatGCTCACCTTGACATATGGTTCCTGCAGCGTATCCAAATTTCTAGCCTTCATGATGACGACCGTCAATCGCTCGGCCTGCGGCAAATAGTTCAAGGAGCACAGCAGCTCCGGTCGATCCTCCTTGGGCTTCTTGGTGCGCAGCAAGTCTCCCCAGAtctggaaatatattttgtttataacaattatgttctttcaaaaaaccaaaccgcTACTAACCTCCACTGACTTGGAGAGATCCAGGCCATCCACAGAGATGCGAACCTCGCCGATGATGTCGTTGTGCGAATAGCGATCGTAGTCGAGCACCTGGAGGATCAGCTCCTTGCCTTGCAGCTGATCCCGGGAAACCGGGAACTTAAAGTGCTGGTCGAAGTAGGGATTCGATTCGCCCCTGTGAATGTGGGTCTGCCGCTTCCGGCTGTCCACTTCTGGCTGCAGCATCAGGCGCACATACGGATCCCGGAAGCCACCCTCTTCGATGGGACTGAGATTGTGAGCTAAAAGAGaagtttgtttaaaatatattaaaataaagacaACCAGACAGACATGTTGAACTACATCTTATCCTGGCAAACACAGCTTCACCAGTCAGCAAACTCATTTGCTATAGTATTACAATATCTTAGAAATTACTACTTATATATTACAAGTATATACCATCAGAATGCGTCGTATTGACATCAAGTTACGTTCTGTGGAAAGAAGAGCTttggaatttaatatttccagCTCCATGCCGATGCATCAAGTTATGAAAGCCTACGCCGATTACTATAAACTTGATCTGaggaatatatatttcaagAGGCGTGCCCTTCGAATCGAGGAATATGATACGGCGGAATTTTTGAATCTACACAATGGCGATGGCATAGAGGTCAGAACTAACTACTATCAATACTTATCAAGTGAACAATAGTGCTCAGtacttttccattttaatattaatctGTTTAATTATTCTGCGTTTTTAGTTGTATTTTGTAGTTGTGCATTATGCATgtgtttaaaatttgtttataataaatcCAGTTAAAAGTTGTATTGTACTGTAATGTATGGACATTACCTTCAATCAGATGAACCGTCAGATCGAACAGGTGGTAGTCGTACTTGACGCGCAGATGCAAACGACCCACGGCGTGACTGGATTCCGGAGCTGTCAGGTAAACGGGTCCGTCCGGCATTCGATAGAGATCCGGCTGAAGGGCTCCCAGTGGCGAGGCGGGACCCATGGCTGGATCCACGCCTGGCTGGGATCTGGGCGGTATCAGCAGCGGCGAAAGGCAACGACCGCCAGCCACGCCCTTACCCGAACTGCCGCCTCCCATGCCCGATCCTCCGGCCAACGATGCCAGGCTGCTCTGCGAAGGACTGGGCGTCCTCAGGTCGCCAGGATCCGCCGAGTGGGCGGGACTGCCGCAGCGAGCGTCCAAGGAAATGGTGCGCATGGGACTGGGTGACCTGGCCAAGTGGTGCGGAAATCCAGGCTCACTGGGCAGCGAGCTGCGTCCGTCCGGTCCGAAAGTCCTTATCTGTGGTGACGAGCCTCGATGACCCTGTGTTGTTAAGCATATATGTAGTTTGGAAGCTCTTCTATATATTCATGTCTTGGATATATGGATACATACCGAATTCCTGGATGGAGCGCTGTCCACGCTGCTCTGGCTGGAGATGGACGGCGTGCGCTGGAGGCGCGGCGGAAAGGAGCGGCTCTGGTGGTGCAAGTGCAGAGGACTGTGGAACACTTCGGCCGGTCCGCGCAAGATGTCCGTTCCGGTGGCCGAAACTGTGCCCATGTGGTGATGGTTCAGTCCCATGCCGCCGTGCATGCCATGCAGCTGGCTGGCCGGCTGGATGGGCTGGCATTCCTTGGCAATGGCTACCTCCTGTGGGAATcgaataaatgcaaaatattagAAAAGTACATTGGATGCAGTCACCCAGTTATAAGAACCTCCGAGTCCGTGGGCAAATCACAGCTATCGCTGACACTACCGGCTGAAACGCTGCCAATTCCGCTGGTGGTCGA from Drosophila yakuba strain Tai18E2 chromosome 3L, Prin_Dyak_Tai18E2_2.1, whole genome shotgun sequence carries:
- the LOC6534156 gene encoding synaptotagmin-5 isoform X2, encoding MVMVSSAVLGAAAGTGLALILAVTIVMYRYYLLRKRGKEWDELDRWEETRIMRKLQMKEVAIAKECQPIQPASQLHGMHGGMGLNHHHMGTVSATGTDILRGPAEVFHSPLHLHHQSRSFPPRLQRTPSISSQSSVDSAPSRNSGHRGSSPQIRTFGPDGRSSLPSEPGFPHHLARSPSPMRTISLDARCGSPAHSADPGDLRTPSPSQSSLASLAGGSGMGGGSSGKGVAGGRCLSPLLIPPRSQPGVDPAMGPASPLGALQPDLYRMPDGPVYLTAPESSHAVGRLHLRVKYDYHLFDLTVHLIEAHNLSPIEEGGFRDPYVRLMLQPEVDSRKRQTHIHRGESNPYFDQHFKFPVSRDQLQGKELILQVLDYDRYSHNDIIGEVRISVDGLDLSKSVEIWGDLLRTKKPKEDRPELLCSLNYLPQAERLTVVIMKARNLDTLQEPYVKIYLIQNGKRIKKKKTSITKSDDPTNPIWNEAFTFNLQSNYLHNAAIEIYVVGAGSEATEIGCCGLGPQESGTGCQHWHDMINNARKPTAMWHYIR
- the LOC6534156 gene encoding synaptotagmin-5 isoform X1 produces the protein MSGLGPAACWLAHKRIESWSRMAKERVGAVRRVTLDRNSADEGTPSGSGASTTAGGNGVSVVHILPMGEGSTTPPPQPMTPPPSASSVTSTTSGIGSVSAGSVSDSCDLPTDSEEVAIAKECQPIQPASQLHGMHGGMGLNHHHMGTVSATGTDILRGPAEVFHSPLHLHHQSRSFPPRLQRTPSISSQSSVDSAPSRNSGHRGSSPQIRTFGPDGRSSLPSEPGFPHHLARSPSPMRTISLDARCGSPAHSADPGDLRTPSPSQSSLASLAGGSGMGGGSSGKGVAGGRCLSPLLIPPRSQPGVDPAMGPASPLGALQPDLYRMPDGPVYLTAPESSHAVGRLHLRVKYDYHLFDLTVHLIEAHNLSPIEEGGFRDPYVRLMLQPEVDSRKRQTHIHRGESNPYFDQHFKFPVSRDQLQGKELILQVLDYDRYSHNDIIGEVRISVDGLDLSKSVEIWGDLLRTKKPKEDRPELLCSLNYLPQAERLTVVIMKARNLDTLQEPYVKIYLIQNGKRIKKKKTSITKSDDPTNPIWNEAFTFNLQSNYLHNAAIEIYVVGAGSEATEIGCCGLGPQESGTGCQHWHDMINNARKPTAMWHYIR